A window of Campylobacter ureolyticus contains these coding sequences:
- a CDS encoding hemagglutinin repeat-containing protein, with the protein MFNDLTDEEKYYKSNIALATENVASKSAALLSQTASAAASYGTYGFSVGVSADIKGNKFNSNLNDITNISSNLKANNINLNSYNDTTITGSNLLALNDITINSTNLNINSSQDTFTYKDKNKELSGSISFTIYGGGGGSLGLNYAQSHLNKDSIINNNSKLLANNDININTANNTAIKGANLKADNTFNLKTNNLTLQSQRDILNSNFKSNSFGVGVGFSGDNNPNPSAISNNMVSYKDTKLSNANANFSKNRSSSKTKQTVLSSITGDKVNIDVQQNTNLKGSLIAAGEYKTIIDEDGSKKTIFIDNKNLNLKTGSLTFSNLKNSNYSKKTSLGVGVNVALNKDDKNKPNDQKTNNTNLNSKITSATYSNNKDLTYNSSKTLATIGKGNLIVSNIDISNLNKDELDNFQSNKTDNLSNLDDLVRLNKDTNQINKDLYNTNINSNIDVSIDTRLFSKEGRKEIKDDIQDATTIKDAITQIVTTNRASIIDFFKENYKAYNTLQGVKEQISNNKELKEILNSSNVSDTQKSKIIQEVTNSVMINLGYLPNETKAIFSDEKGYNNKNIKGFYSLQTDTSYINIKNTSTIKDLVNTTATESQRAMDTIDNIDITINRDDNSKYSQNFGEYVSRYYSYALGKDTHNYKNNSFNNNLNNINKDYYTINNYEFSKLNKNKGDNRQLHKDEIEFINNNHEEFKKYYKTKIGKNITKDEAKKLLDFSGKYMIDYEKNGWYNFKSLFGKEEYSKDEINTAMGFLIDKSKGLKFEDKYLKPFTNEAPQQDYFTATNLQFYNNSYDPSNEFFESDTLATKLYAINNPYKYSHYSRNKFNKVSQQELDIISKGLLNHSDTIKLLQDKNNKDIKIKIGDWEVYPKDKSIYHQMGDKKNRNNVKLVNNDGREIVVRLTNDKYTIIDDNLNVGTYNYSNPNGGLNTFMHSIADVLPYYIYGNTPYDGLKYGDRVITTIEGLKNDF; encoded by the coding sequence ATGTTTAATGATCTAACAGATGAAGAAAAATACTATAAATCAAACATAGCTTTAGCTACTGAAAATGTAGCTTCTAAATCAGCAGCTTTACTCTCTCAAACAGCCTCAGCAGCAGCAAGCTATGGAACTTATGGATTTAGTGTAGGAGTAAGTGCTGATATAAAAGGAAATAAATTTAACTCAAATCTAAATGATATAACAAATATAAGCTCAAACCTAAAAGCAAACAATATAAATTTAAACTCCTATAATGATACAACTATAACAGGATCAAATTTATTAGCCTTAAATGATATAACAATAAACTCAACTAATCTAAATATAAACTCATCACAAGACACTTTTACATATAAAGATAAAAACAAAGAATTAAGTGGAAGTATAAGCTTTACAATCTATGGAGGAGGTGGTGGAAGCTTAGGACTAAATTATGCTCAAAGCCATCTTAATAAAGACAGTATAATAAACAATAACTCAAAGCTTTTAGCAAACAATGATATAAATATAAATACTGCAAATAATACAGCTATAAAAGGAGCAAATTTAAAAGCTGATAATACTTTTAATCTAAAAACAAACAATCTTACATTACAGAGTCAAAGAGATATATTAAACTCAAATTTCAAATCAAACTCATTTGGAGTAGGAGTTGGATTTAGTGGAGATAATAATCCAAATCCATCTGCTATCTCTAACAATATGGTAAGTTATAAAGATACAAAACTATCAAATGCAAATGCAAACTTTTCTAAAAATAGATCTAGCTCTAAAACTAAGCAAACAGTTCTTTCAAGTATAACAGGTGATAAGGTAAATATAGATGTGCAACAAAACACTAATCTAAAAGGCTCTTTAATAGCAGCAGGAGAGTATAAAACTATAATAGATGAAGATGGAAGTAAAAAAACTATATTTATAGATAACAAAAATCTAAATTTAAAAACAGGCTCTTTAACATTTAGTAATCTTAAAAACTCAAACTACTCTAAAAAAACAAGTTTAGGTGTGGGAGTAAATGTAGCTTTAAATAAAGATGATAAAAATAAACCAAACGATCAAAAAACAAACAACACAAATCTAAACTCTAAAATAACAAGTGCAACTTATTCTAATAATAAAGACTTAACTTATAACTCATCAAAAACATTAGCAACTATAGGAAAAGGAAATCTAATAGTATCAAACATAGATATCTCAAATTTAAATAAAGATGAGTTAGATAATTTTCAATCTAATAAAACAGATAACTTATCTAATTTAGATGACTTAGTAAGACTGAATAAAGATACAAATCAAATAAACAAAGATTTATATAATACAAACATAAACTCAAACATAGATGTATCAATAGATACAAGATTATTTAGTAAAGAAGGAAGGAAAGAGATAAAAGATGATATTCAAGATGCTACTACTATAAAAGATGCAATTACTCAAATAGTAACTACAAATAGAGCTAGCATAATAGATTTTTTTAAAGAAAACTATAAAGCTTATAACACTCTTCAAGGAGTAAAAGAGCAAATCTCAAATAATAAAGAGTTAAAAGAGATTTTAAATAGTTCAAATGTATCAGACACTCAAAAAAGTAAGATTATACAAGAAGTTACAAACTCTGTTATGATAAATCTAGGTTATTTACCAAATGAAACTAAAGCAATCTTTTCAGATGAAAAAGGTTACAACAATAAAAACATAAAAGGTTTTTACTCTCTTCAAACAGATACTAGTTATATAAATATAAAAAATACTTCAACTATAAAAGATTTAGTTAATACAACAGCTACAGAGTCTCAAAGAGCAATGGATACTATAGATAATATAGACATAACAATAAATAGAGATGATAATTCAAAATACTCACAAAACTTTGGAGAGTATGTAAGTAGATACTACTCTTATGCATTAGGTAAAGATACACACAACTATAAAAATAACTCTTTTAATAATAATTTAAATAATATAAATAAAGATTACTACACAATAAACAATTATGAGTTTAGTAAGTTAAATAAGAATAAGGGGGATAATAGACAGTTGCATAAAGATGAGATTGAGTTTATAAATAATAACCATGAAGAGTTTAAAAAATATTACAAAACTAAAATAGGTAAAAACATAACTAAAGATGAAGCAAAAAAGCTACTTGATTTTTCAGGTAAATATATGATTGATTATGAAAAAAATGGATGGTATAATTTTAAAAGTCTATTTGGTAAAGAAGAATATAGCAAAGATGAAATAAATACAGCGATGGGATTTTTAATTGATAAATCAAAGGGGTTGAAATTCGAGGATAAATATTTAAAACCATTCACTAATGAAGCTCCACAACAAGATTATTTTACCGCTACTAATTTACAATTTTATAATAATTCTTATGACCCATCCAATGAATTTTTTGAATCTGACACATTGGCAACAAAATTATATGCTATAAATAACCCATATAAATATAGTCATTATTCTAGAAATAAGTTTAATAAAGTATCACAACAAGAGCTAGATATAATATCTAAAGGTTTGCTGAATCATAGTGATACTATAAAATTGCTTCAGGATAAAAACAATAAAGATATTAAAATAAAAATTGGGGATTGGGAAGTATATCCGAAAGATAAATCAATTTATCATCAAATGGGCGATAAAAAAAATAGAAACAATGTAAAACTGGTAAATAATGACGGTAGAGAGATAGTTGTTCGACTGACAAACGATAAATATACAATTATAGACGATAACCTTAATGTAGGAACTTACAATTACAGTAATCCAAATGGAGGTTTAAATACTTTTATGCATAGCATTGCTGATGTTTTGCCATATTATATTTATGGAAATACTCCTTATGATGGTTTAAAATATGGCGATCGAGTTATTACCACAATTGAAGGATTAAAAAATGATTTTTGA